TAATTGCTGTTGTATAACGCAATCTTAGAAAATACATCCGTAAGCCATTCGCGAGGATTTACATCGCTGGCTTTGCAGCATCCCAGTAGTGAGTACATAATTGCTGCATTTTCTGTGGCATCATGGTTACTACAAAAAAAAGGCTTTTCTGAGACGAGGCATAGCAACTACTATGGTGAGTTGAAGAAAAGCAACGAAGTTACTTCTTTTGAAGTCATTTTAAGGCGTAATAGATTTTCTAATGCATTTTCCGCGTTACAGCTCTCGCCGCCGACCACGGCTATTGTTCTGGCCAACGATGCAATACACTAACTAATAGTTTCTTATGCAAATGGAAGATGTCGATTAAATGAAAAACGCAACTCAACAACTCCACGACTTTACCAGCTCGCCATCCTAACAAGCTTACAATCTAACGACCTAACTATCTAACAACTTTACCAACTCGCCAACTATAACAACTCGCCACCCTCAAGCTTCTCGCCAACGCCGGTCCTGGGGCTATTGTTCTGGCCAACCCTGCGCTCGTTAACCTGATAGTTGAGCTTTCAAATGAGAATCACTCATTGATTGAAAATTATCGTCATGTCCTTTTTGTCATTGCCACAAAAAGGACCAAAAAAGTCTAGAACAATAGATCGCTATCAATCCGCACCGAGCTCCAATTCCATCCTGCACACTCTCTTTCGCGCTAGGCCAGCCACACTACCACCTCGAGTGCGCCCTTGAAGCTCTCTCGCCAACGCCGGCCCCGGGGCTATTGTTCTGGCCTGCCCTGCGGTTTTTAAATTGAAACTTTCTTATTTAAATGGAAGATATCCTTTAATTGAGAAAGCTTAAATACGGGTTTTTATAACTGAGAGCTTCTATGTTCTACCTGGATTTATATTTAAAACGTAGGTTTCCAATATCTGAGAAACACAACTTCCCAACTCGCCAACTACAACGATTTAGACAACTCGCCAACTAAATGGCCATAAAAGAAGGCTTTTCTGAGACGAGCCATAGCAACTACTTGGTGAGTTGAAGAAAAGTAACGTAGTGACTTCTTTTGAAGCCATTTAAAGACGTAATAGATGTTCTAATGCATTTTCCGGGTTACAGCTCTCGCCGCCGACCACGGCTATTGTTCTGGCCAACCCTGCGCTCGTTAACCTGATAGTTGAGCTTTCAAATGAGAATCACTCATTGATTGAAAATTATCGTCATGTCCTTTTTGTCATTGCCACAAAAAGGACCAAAAAAGTCTAGAACAATAGATCGCTATCAACCCGCACCGAGCTCCAATTCCATCCTGCACACTCTTCTTTCGCGCTAGGCCAGCCACACTACCACCTCGAGTGCGCCCTTGAAGCTCTCTCGCCAACGCTGGCCCCCGGGGCTATTGTTCTGGCCTGCCCTGCGGTCGTTTTATTGATAGTTTAATATTCAGTAAATATGCGATCTGCTACATATTGCAAAGTAAAAAAATGCTCCAATCTGGATGTCGATTGGAGCGTTGGAATTCTCTAAGTTTTACTGGAATCTTTTGGAATTAATCGAAATTAGTGGGTGTTTTTTGGAATATTCTGACAACTATTAGACTTTTTCCAATTGTGCGGCAAAAGATCAGCCAAGTCTAAATCATAATTGCTATTGTATAACGCAATCTTAGAAAATACATCTGTAAGCCATTCGCGAGGATTTACATCACTGGCTTTGCAGCATCCCAGTAGTGAGCACATAATTGCTGCATTTTCTGCGGCATCATGGTTCCACAAAACAGATAGCCTTTTCTTCCAACTGCTAACGGCCTAATTGCATTTTCAGCTCTTTGCTTGTAATTCATGTTCTGATCGGTGGCCATTTGCTCAACCTGATAGATTTTAGCTTTCTGGCTCATGTGCTAATGCCTCTTCCAATTTGTTTCGCCAGTAATAAAAAGTGGAAGGAGCCAAATCTTGGTTGTTACAGAAATCTTTTATGTTCAAACCTGATTCCTGATAATCTTTATACAGACGCTTAAATGTTGTTAATGTCATTCTCATTTTTTGCCATCAAAGAAACTGCTCTAGTATGAAGGTCGCAATATGTGAAAGACCGAAGACTTACCAAATAATGATTCTTGGATGAATATATAAGGCATAATTATGACAAAAAAAGCACCTATCAGTAACGTTGCTTCTACTCTTATAAGAGATTTANNNNNNNNNNNNNNNNNNNNNNNNNNNNNNNNNNNNNNNNNNNNNNNNNNNNNNNNNNNNNNNNNNNNNNNNNNNNNNNNNNNNNNNNNNNNNNNNNNNNGCCCTTGAAGCTCTCTCGCCAACGCCGGCCCCGGGGCTATTGTTCTGGCCTGCCCTGCGGTCGTTTTATTTATAGTTTAATATTCAGTAAATATGCGGTCTGCTACATATTGAAAAGTAAAAAAATGCTCCAATCCGGATGTCGATTGGATGAAAATAGCAAATTTAAAACCATCAATTTTTCGTAACAGTAAACCATCATTCTACAATAAAAATATATTAATCAACCCTCTGATTGTTGAGGGAGCTTAGCGACCGAGGCAATCAGAGGGTTGATTGCTGCTCGAAGATTGTTTTTCTGTTTTCCATTCTGTAACTTTTACCTTCGAGTTTTACAACTTCACATTTAAACAATAATCTATCTAACAAAGCAGTTGCCAAGACTTCATCATCGAGCATTTCTGCCCATTGCTGAGGGGATTTGTTTGTTGTGATTATTACAGACGTTTGTTCGTGCAGATGATTTATCAGGTTGAAAAATGCAACTGCTTCATGTTTCTTAATAGGAAAAAGCATTATATCGTCTATAGCCACTAAATGAGCCTTTAAAAGACGATTATAAGTGTTAAGCGCACCAGATATCATTTCTTTCATTTTTAACACCGTTATTAGTTCCTCCATTGTGATAAAGTAAGCTTTATGACCAGATTTTACAGCATCGTTAATCAGTCCTGCCGCCACATACGTTTTTCCTGTTCCTGAGGGGCCCATTAGTATCAGGTTATAATTTTGTTCCATCCATAATAATTCCCGTAATTGTTTCAGTTGAGGCACAGTCATACCATTTGCCATGTTAAAGTCATACTTGTCCAGGTTGTGATCTTTGGGTAATCGGGCTAATTTCATTCTCCTGTCAAGATCTGTTTTCTTTCTGTGCTGCACCTCTCTTTGCAAGAGCTGTAATGCAAATTCCTGATAAGATGGTTTATCTATCTGTGCCTGATGAAGCACTGCTTCTGGTTCGTTTTTCATCTTTGTTAGCCGTAAAATATCGGCATAGTTTTTAATTTGATCTAATAGCTTCATTTTCTAATTCATTATTGATTCATATTCATTGATATCACGTTTCTGAGGTTGCATATCAGCATTTTGTTGCTTATTCAGATTGCCGGTTTCTATACAAACATTGTGTTTTACATTCTTTAGAGCTTGCTCATTTTCAAAATAATTCAGAACTTCGGCGAAACGATTGGCATTTAGTATCTGATTTTCATAACAGTAAAGCAGGGCTAAGTTGATTATTTCCTGAGATGAACTTTCAATGTTCTTTTGTATAACTCGGAGATTATCATGAAAATACCGGGGTTTATCTTTCTCTATTGCTGCCAAATATTGTTCGGCTTGAGGAATATATCTTAAGCTTTCAAAAACCAGCTCATAGGTTTTTTGCAGAGTCTTTGACTTTTCCCTTGCATGGTCATTATTTTTTATAATCCGACCTGTATCTAAAGACAGCTCATGTGTGGCCAGCAACTGGTTATCAATCGTATAAAAGAAACGCTTCATTTCTTTTTCTTCCAGTAAAACATTGGCACCCCTGTCTTGATATGTACCCAAAGGCAAGCTGTAGTAATTACTTCGATAAAGTACCGTGTTATCTTTTCTCACAGGATATATCGGCAAGTTTAAAAATGGTTTTTCCGGTTTTCCACTATAAGTCAGCAGGTATTGCTTTTCTTTTTCCCACTCTTGCTTTGGAATACGCCTGGTTGTACCATGTATCTTCGCATTTCCAGTGCGATCAAGCCATTGTAAAACTTCTTTTTGCAACCTGTCAATATCTTGGAATACTCTTCCTTTCAGATAATTGTGTTTTACGTATTTTACTACATTTTCAACTTTTCCTTTGCTTTCAGGGTCAGCTTTTCTGCAAAATATTACCTCAAAGGGATGTGCATTTGTAAACTGCATAAATCCATCAGTAAGAAGAACATCGCCAAGATTTTCATCTTTTACAAAAACACGATCCTGATCGTAGATTATTCGACGGGGGATTCCCTCAAAATATTCGAATGCCAGTTCATGTGCATAATTTGCTGTCTCTGTAGTAAATGGTATTCGTTGACAGTAAACAAACTTTTGTCGGGAACGGGAAAGTACCATTGTAAAAAAGTAAATCTTAATTCTGCCACTTCCACTACTAAGCATTCGGTATGATCCAAAATCTACTTGTGCCTCTTCTCCATATTCTGTTTCGGGAAGCTTCTCGTATTGGCGTGGAAGTTTCTCTTTATGTTTGGGTATATTTTGTTCCTTTCTTACTGTTTGAACAAAATTATAGACTGTTTTACTACTTACATTCGGCAGATCAGAATAATGTTCTTTTAATCTATCTTCAATCTGAGCTGCTGATAAATAGGGGCCTCTCTCCAGTAATTCTTTGACAAAATTATAATACTCATTTAGTTTTTTTGGCATTCGCCGTGGAGTACTAATCCATGCTAGAAATTGTGCTACGCTCATGGAAAGGTATTTACGTACAGTTCCCCTGTCGATACCCAACTCTAATTTGATTTGACTTTGGTTTAGTCCTTGTGATGATAATTCTTTAACTTTGTACCACATAAAAATTTTTTTGTTTTTATTCATAGCCTTCTTCGTTTCTGTTTTGCAACTTAAAGATGAAGGCTATTTTTGTCTTTACAAATGATGATTTTCAATTGCGAAAATTTGATGGTACAAAGTTTCTATTTACAACCATATTTCGTAATTCTCAATCAATAAGTAATCCCCATTTAAATACCCAACTATCAAAATAAAGACCGCAGGGTTGGCCAGAACAATAGCCCCGGGGCCGGCGTTGGCGAGAAGTTTTCCTGGGCGCACTTGAGGTGGTAGTGCGGTTGGCCTAGTGCGAAAGAAGTGTGTGCCGGACGGAAAGGGAAGCTGATGCCGGGGAGCTAGTGATCTATTGTTCTAGACCTTTTTGGTCCTTTTTATGGCAATGATAAAAAGGACATATATGGAAATATTAAAAGCAAGCAATATACCAAGTACTAAGTAAAAAATAGTTCACTCTAAAACGATGATTATTTTTAAGTTACAAGCATATTGATATTCTCATCTTAGGCTCTGTTATGCCTCGTCTCAGAAAAGCCTTCTTTTATTGCCATTTTAATGCTCATGACGAAGTTCTAATACATCATTTGGGTTGGTCGCTGTAGGGCAGGTAGTGATCTATTGTTCTAGACTTTTTGGGTCCTTTTTATGGCAATGACAATGACGCAGTTATCATGAGGACCTTTAAAACAAGCCTTCCCGAATAATTCGGCGAAGCCTGATCATGAGGGCCTTTGAAAATAAACCTTCCCGAATAAAAAGAACATATCAATAAGCAGCAAGAGCAAGGTGTGTATCAAAAGAATCAATCTATCCTCTCTATACAGAATCAATATTTCCAATTTAATAAATGCATTCAAGTAAAACATAGAAGTTCTCAATTATAAAAACCATATTCAATAACTCTCAATGATTGAATAATCCCCATTTAAATACCCAACCTCCAACAAATCGATTGCAGGGTTGGCCAGAACAATAGCCCCGGGGCCGGCGTTGGCGAGAAGTTTTCCTGGGCGCACTTGAGGTGGTAGTGCGGTTGGCCTAGTGCGAAAGAAGTGTGTGCCGGACGGAAAGGGAAGCTGATGCCGGGGAGGTAGTGATCTATTGTTCTAGACCTTTTTGGTCCTTTTTATGGCAATGATAAAAAGGACATATATGGAAATATTAAAAGCAAGCAATATACCAAGTACGAAGTAAAAAATAGTTCACTCTAAAACGATGATTATTTTTAAGTTACAAGCATATTGATATTCTCATCTTAGGCTCTGTTATGCCTCGTCTCAGAAAAGCCTTCTTTTTATTGCCATTTCAATGCTCATGACGAAGTTCTAATACATCATTTGGGTTCGCTGATGTAGGGGAGGTGGTGATCAATTATTCTAGACCTTTTTGGTTCTTTTTGTGGCAATGACAATGACGCAGTTATCATGAGGACCTTTAAAACAAGCCTTCCCGAATAATTCGGCGAAGCCTGATCATGAGGGCCTTTGAAAATAAACCTTCCCGAGTAAAAAGAACATATCAATAAGCAGCAAGAGCAAGGTGTGTATCAAAAGAATCAATCTATCCTCTCTATACAGAATCAATATTTCCAATTTAATAAATGCATTCAAGTAAAACATAGAAGTTCTCAATTATAAAAACCATATTCAATAACTCTCAATGAATGGATAATTCCCATTTATATACCCAACCTCCAACAAATCGATTACAGGGTTGGCCAGAACAATAGCCGTGGCCGGCGCTGGCGAGAAGTTTTCCTGGGCGCACTTGAGGTGGTAGTGCGGTTGGCCTAGTGCGAAAGAAGTGTGTGCCGGACGGAATTATTACCCAAAAGCTGCATTAGAAAATCTATTACGAATTAAAATTGCTGCCAATCAAGTCGCCCGCTAACTTGTTTCAATTCACCATAGCTGGTGCTATGCCTCATCTCAACAAGTTCTTGATTGATTGCACTTTTAATTTTCATGACGAAGTTCTAATACATCATTTGGGTTCGCTGATGCCGGGGAGGTAGTGATCTATTGTTCTAGACCTTTTTGGTCCTTTTTATGGCAATGATAAAAAGGACATATATGGAAATATTAAAAGCAAGCAATATACCAAGTACGAAGTAAAAAATAGTTCACTCTAAAACGATGATTATTTTTAAGTTACAAGCATATTGATATTCTCATCTTAGGCTCTGTTATGCCTCGTCTCAGAAAAGCCTTCTTTTATTGCCATTTCAATGCTCATAACGAAGTTCTAATACATCATTTGGGTTGGTCGATGCGGGCAGATAGTGATCTATTATTCTAGACCTTTTGGGTCCTTTTTATGGCAATGACAATAACGAAGTTATCATGAGGACCTTTAAAAATATACCTTCCCGAGTAATTCGGCGAAGCCTGATCATGAGGGTCTTTGAAAACAAACCTCCCCGAATAATTCGGCGAAGCCTGATCATGAGGACCTTTTAAAATATACTTTCCCGAGTAAAAAGGACATTAACGGAAGTTTCAAAAGCAAAGAAAATAATCAAATAAGTTAGAAACATTGCTCTCAATTAGATAGTCTTTGCAAGAAAACTCCAAATACTGCGTTATTCTCATTTTTGAAACAGTTATTTACAATCAGTAAACTCCTTGGTTTCAAAAATATCGAAAGCCTTGTCTTTGAAGCTTTCTTATCAAAGACAGAAAAAACGGTCGTTTTCTTGCAGCCACTAGATTACGGAAGTACCTATGCTGCAGCAGAATCTTTCAATGCAAAAGTAAAGGATTTCAGAAGACAATTCAGAGGTGTTGTTGATGAAAAGTTCTTCTTGTTCAGATTAACAAAAATATTTGCATGACAACTATAAACAACATTTATTCCCAACTTTTGGCACTGCCCCGTATTATTCTCGCTTTGTAAACTATAATACCTCTGTATTATGGTTTTACTATATTTATTCTTAGCCCTTTGGAATGGGCACTGAACTCCGGTGCATACATACACTGCATAGTGGTTATTCCGTTAGAGAAGTATCCTGCANNNNNNNNNNNNNNNNNNNNNNNNNNNNNNNNNNNNNNNNNNNNNNNNNNNNNNNNNNNNNNNNNNNNNNNNNNNNNNNNNNNNNNNNNNNNNNNNNNNNGTCTAGAACAATAGATCGCTATCAACCCGCACCGAGCTCCAATTCCATCCGGCACACTCTTCTTTCGCGCTAGGCCAGCCACACTACCACCTCGAGTGCGCCCTTGAAGCTCTCTCGCCAACGCCGGCCCCGGGGCTATTGTTCCGGCCTGCCCTGCGGTTTTTAAATTGAAACTTTCTTATTTAAATGGAAGATATCCTTTAATTGAGAAATCTTAAATACGGGTTTTTATAACTGAGAGCTTCTATGTTCTACCTGGATTTATATTTAAAACGTAGGTTTCCAATATCTGAGAAACACAACTTCCCAACTTCCCAACTCGCCAACTACAACGATTTAGACAACTCGCCATCCTAACAAGCTAACAATCTAACGACCTAACTATCTAACAACTTTACCAACTCGCCAACTATAACAACTCCAACAACTCGCCACCCTCAAGCTTCTCGCCAACGCCGACCACGGCTATTGTTCTGGCCAACCCTGCGCTCGTTAACCTNNNNNNNNNNNNNNNNNNNNNNNNNNNNNNNNNNNNNNNNNNNNNNNNNNNNNNNNNNNNNNNNNNNNNNNNNNNNNNNNNNNNNNNNNNNNNNNNNNNNGATTTGACTTTGGTTTAGTCCTTGTGATGATAATTCTTTAACTTTGTACCACATAAAAAATTTTTTGTTTTTATTCATAGCCTTCTTCGTTTCTGTTTTGCAACTTAAAGATGAAGGCTATTTTTGTCTTTACAAATGATGATTTTCAATTGCGAAAATTTGATGGTACAAAGTTTCTATTTACATCGATTGGAGCGTTGGAATTCTCTAAGTTTTACTGGAATCTTTTGGAATTAATCGAAATTAGTGGGTGTTTTTTGGAATATTCTGACAACTATTAGACTTTTTCCAATTGTGCGGCAAAAGATCAGCCAAGTCTAAATCATAATTGCTTCTGTATAACGCAAACTTAGATAATACATCCGTAAGCCATTCGCGAGGATTTACATCACAGGTGGATATTCTGGAGCATGTAGACCCCTTAAAATGTTTTTGAAGGAATAATATTGCTCGGTGAGCAAAAAAAACGGAGCATGCTGACCCTCTGGATTTAGGTTTAATTAATTTGCCATTATAGATAGAATCGTGCATACCGCATACCGCTTCGATCTTAAAGGAGATACAAGGCGTAAATAACAGAATGAATAATTTTTTGTAAATTCATAGCTGATTAAAAAAAGTGAACGGGTATGGCCGTTTTCACTGGGTGGGTATAGACCATTTTTTCCAAATTGACGACAGAGATTAACTTCATCACCCCACAAAAATAGAATTTACAAACACTTGCATATAAACAGATTTTATATATTTGTATATATAAAAACATGATTTGATGCCTGTAAAGCCCAAAATAATCCTCTCTTTAGCACAACACCGGAAGATGGATGTTGTAAAAATAGAAATAAACAAAAAGGTGACTCCACATATGCTACGCCACTCATTTGCAACTCATTTATTAGAACATGGTGTCGACCTTAGATACATTCAAACGTTTTTAGGTCATGTATCGAGTACCACAACAGAAATTTACACACACGTAAGCAAACGATCTCTTGCAAATATAAAAAGCCCTTTAGACCAAATTACAGAATATAAACAACTCAATAACTGATAATTAAACAAATATAGACATAATAGATATAAACACAATATGCATTTACACATACGTTACAAGCAATTAAACAAAACACTTCACTAAGTATAAAAATTAATACATATAAGGGGGCAGTAGGCAGGAATGATACGTTTTACGAATTCTAGACCAACTAAGACATACGTTAGATGGATAGGCACATACCAATTTCCAAAACATCCTTACAAAGGACTATTGAGGAAACTGTTGACAACAGCTTAAGAACTGTTGAAGCCTCGAAGTTGACTCTACGGATTGATTTATGGAACATCTCTATGGTGTCTATATGATTGATTACAAAGATAACAATTTCTATACCTGAAAAGAGTAGCGTTGAACTAACAGTAAAATGTGAAAGCTTCGAAATAGCATGTACATTCTGAACCTGCTACTATTTGTAACTGCCCCTTTTTTTTTACTATGAACATAGAAGACTGGTTTAAAATAAAAAAATACCCTCATATTGGAATACCGCTTACAATCAATGATTATAAGCGAGTAAAAGGCTATATAAAAAACCCAGATTCTGTTAAAAAGCATAGCTTCCTACCGTTCATACACAGGGAGTTAAAACAACGAAAATATAGAGCAACAAATAGCGGAAAAAATCCAAGCGGAAAAAGGAAAAGAGCAAAATCAAAACCCAAGATTAGAGATGTCTTTTTTGCATCACATTTAGATTCAAATATATTTTCATATTACAACACTATACTTTCAGGAGCATATGAGGAATACATCAGAGTAAAACCATTTAATAAATGTATTGTAGCCTATCGAAAGATTCCAATTACAGAAGGATGTGACAAGTACAAGTGTAATATTGATTATGCTAAATCAATATTTGCATTCTTAAAACAAAATAAAGAATTAGAAATGACCGCAATGGTTTCTGATGTAACATCATTTTTCGACAATTTAAGTCACAAGATTCTCAAGAAACAATGGACAAAAATATTAGATAAGCATACACTACCACCTGACCATTATAATGTATTCAAAGGTAAATATGCGGTCTGCTACATATTGCAAAGTAAAAAAATGCTCCAATCGGGATGTCGGTTGGAGCGTTGGAATTCTCTAAGTTTTACTGGAATCTTTTGGAATTAATCGAAATTAGTGGGTGTTTTTTGGAATATTCTGACAACTATTAGACTTTTTCCAATTGTGCGGCAAAAGATCAGCCAAGTCTAAATCATAATTGCTGTTGTATAACGCAATCTTAGAAAATACATCTGTAAGCCATTCGCGAGGATTTACATCACTGGCTTTGCAGCATCCCAGTAGTGAGTACATAATTGCTGCATTTTCTGCGGCATCATGGTTGCCACAAAACAGATAGCCTTTTCTTCCAACAGCTACCGGCCTAATTGCATTTTCAGCTCCGTTGTTGTCAGGCAGATATCGGCCATCAAGATGATAGCGAGACAGACGTAAGAAAAGATTGTATGTATAAGCCAGCGCCTTACTCATCTTTCCTCCTTGTAGCGCTTTGGGGTAATAGCCTTCGATCCATTTTTCAAAAGCACGCATGATTGGATAAGCCAAGCGCTTTCGTAGTTCAGCTCTTTGCTTGTAATTCATGTTCTGATCGGTGGCCATTTGCTCAACTTGATAGATTTTAGCAATTTGTGCCAATGCGTATTCAGCCCCCGTTTTGTCTTCTTTTAGACTTTCGGAGAATTTCCTGCGCGCATGAGCCCAACAACCCAGAAGCAAAACACCTTTCTTTTGCTCATAGATTGAATATGCCTGATATCCATCGGTTTGAAGAGCTCCCTGAAAATCCTTTAATAAAGGAAGTATCACTTTTTGTGCTCGGGAGCCTTTGTCGTAGTGAAAGAAAACCAAGTTATTCATTACTGATCGAGCCATCCACAGATAAGCCTTTTGTGCTTTGTGCTTTTCGTTGCTAATAACAGGAATGGTACTTTCGTCAACCTGAATATAATCAGATTTTAGAACGATTTCTTTTAAACGTGCATAAAGAGCTCTTAGTAAATCACAGCTTCCTTGAAACCAACCATTAATGGTGGATGCAGGTAATTTTATACCAATCATTTTGAACATGGCCATTTGGCGATTAAAAGGCTGGTGGAAATAATATTTATTCATCATCAGCTCGCTCAATAAAGAAGGCCCTGCATTGCTGCGTGGCAAAGGCAATAATGGCATTGAACCAATACGGATAGCTGATGCTTCTTCGGTGTTTTGATCTGTAGCAATATCCGGTGATACTGATTCTTGCTTTACTGCATATTTAGGACGTTCTATACGACGTACATATACCTCTCCGGGCTTGTGTTCGAGTATTTCTGTTACTTCTTCGCCAATACGCACCCAGTTATCTTGTTTACCTTCCGGTTCAATAACTTCTACCTCTCGTCTAAGGTGGTCAGGAAGTGGTTGACGAACTGGCCTCTGCTTGTTTTTTACAGGCTTGCGGCGCTCATATTCGATAAGCTCTTTTTCTGCGTTTTCAATGATAGCTTTCTCTTCTGCAACGACCTCCAGTCCGTCCCAATCGATCTTTCGTTGATCGGGATCTTCGGCAATATGCTTTTCACTAGAATTGCCAAAAAACTTATGGCGAAACCAAGCAAGCTGGTCGATCAGCTTTTTAATTTGCTGCTCTTTTTTAGCGACTATAGCCTCTAATTTTTTGTTTTTAGCTTCCAAAGTGTCCAGAACCCTATTGTCATTTTTTCGCAAGCGGGAAAGCTCCTGAAACATCTCGTCACGTTCCTGGAGAAGCTCCTGTATTAACACATCTTTATTGCTTGAAAAATCGCTCATTTATCACTGCTTAATTACGAGCTTAAAGATAGTAAAATCAAGGCTTATAGCCAATTTTATCGATCTAAAAATCCTAAAAAATTGCTTCTTTTTGTCACCTCTTTAAGAGCCTTTTTTTAGGCTTCACATTCTTTACAATCAACATTAAATCGTGCCAACTTATAATGTGAGATGTGAGGCTTTCATCAAATGCAGGAAGTTTGAAAACACCACTGTCGAGCTTCTTATGGTAAATTACCAACCCGCCGTGTTCTAGATGAAGTATTTTCATGGTGGTCAGCCTACGGTTGACAAATATAAAAACTTCACCGTCCTGAACATTACGCTTCATTAAGGAGCTTACAATGCCGCTGAGTGTGTAAAAGCTTTTACGCATATCCACTGGTGCCGGATATAGAAAGTATTTAAGTTTATCGTGTAAATGAAACATCAGACTTAATCAAATAAGTGAACAATTGTTTTTAATACTTGCGTGTTTATATTATCCCTTAGTAGCATCTTGGTGCCATTGGGAAATAGGAATTCAATGGGAGCATCATTGTTTAAAGTAGGCTTACTCTTGATGATAGATGGACTCGATTGGTTATTCGTCGCTAACGGATTACTGTCAAATTCTAGTGGAACAAAGCTATCTGGCTCATGTGCTAATGCCTCTTCCAATTTGTTTCGCCAATAGTAAAAAGTGGAAGGAGCCAAATCTTGGTTGGTACAGAAATCTTTTATGTTCAAATCTGATTCCTGGTAATCTTTATACAGACGCTTAAATGTTGTTAATGTCATTCTCATTTTTTGCCATCAAAGAAACAGCTCTAGTATGAAGGTCGCAATATGTGAAAGACCGAAGACTTACATTCAAAGCATTAACTAGAATTAGGTACATAGAAGGGAATCAATTATATCACAGCTACGACAAAACTATGATAGTTGAAAAAGGTATACCCATGTCTTCCACCAAGAAGGTACAGAAACGAGAGAAAATATCTCAGACCAAATATTTTAGAGAAAAGAATGCCATTGCATATTGTACTAAAAAAGAGTTTCTAAAAAACAACATAAATCTAATCAAATCAAAAAACAATAAAACAGGAATACCACAAGGAAGCCCGATTAGTGCAACACTAGCAAATGTATATATGTTAGAGTTTGATGAGTTGCTGTTTAATAAGATTAATGAAATTGGTGGCTATTACCAAAGATATAGTGATGATCTAATCGTGATTTACGAAACTCGATATGAAGCAGAAATATCTGATTTTATTCTAGATCTCATAAAAGACTTAGCTAAATTAGAGATCCATCCAAAGAAAACACAGACATATAGATTTAGAAATATAGAAAAAGTAAATTCTTGTTTTCACGTTGACTACTTGACAAAAAAGGAAAGTCAAAATAGAAAACTAGAATACTTAGGGTTTTCT
This portion of the Saccharicrinis fermentans DSM 9555 = JCM 21142 genome encodes:
- the tnpA gene encoding IS66 family insertion sequence element accessory protein TnpA; amino-acid sequence: MRMTLTTFKRLYKDYQESGLNIKDFCNNQDLAPSTFYYWRNKLEEALAHEPES
- the istB gene encoding IS21-like element helper ATPase IstB, which produces MKLLDQIKNYADILRLTKMKNEPEAVLHQAQIDKPSYQEFALQLLQREVQHRKKTDLDRRMKLARLPKDHNLDKYDFNMANGMTVPQLKQLRELLWMEQNYNLILMGPSGTGKTYVAAGLINDAVKSGHKAYFITMEELITVLKMKEMISGALNTYNRLLKAHLVAIDDIMLFPIKKHEAVAFFNLINHLHEQTSVIITTNKSPQQWAEMLDDEVLATALLDRLLFKCEVVKLEGKSYRMENRKTIFEQQSTL
- the istA gene encoding IS21 family transposase, yielding MWYKVKELSSQGLNQSQIKLELGIDRGTVRKYLSMSVAQFLAWISTPRRMPKKLNEYYNFVKELLERGPYLSAAQIEDRLKEHYSDLPNVSSKTVYNFVQTVRKEQNIPKHKEKLPRQYEKLPETEYGEEAQVDFGSYRMLSSGSGRIKIYFFTMVLSRSRQKFVYCQRIPFTTETANYAHELAFEYFEGIPRRIIYDQDRVFVKDENLGDVLLTDGFMQFTNAHPFEVIFCRKADPESKGKVENVVKYVKHNYLKGRVFQDIDRLQKEVLQWLDRTGNAKIHGTTRRIPKQEWEKEKQYLLTYSGKPEKPFLNLPIYPVRKDNTVLYRSNYYSLPLGTYQDRGANVLLEEKEMKRFFYTIDNQLLATHELSLDTGRIIKNNDHAREKSKTLQKTYELVFESLRYIPQAEQYLAAIEKDKPRYFHDNLRVIQKNIESSSQEIINLALLYCYENQILNANRFAEVLNYFENEQALKNVKHNVCIETGNLNKQQNADMQPQKRDINEYESIMN
- the tnpB gene encoding IS66 family insertion sequence element accessory protein TnpB (TnpB, as the term is used for proteins encoded by IS66 family insertion elements, is considered an accessory protein, since TnpC, encoded by a neighboring gene, is a DDE family transposase.); the protein is MFHLHDKLKYFLYPAPVDMRKSFYTLSGIVSSLMKRNVQDGEVFIFVNRRLTTMKILHLEHGGLVIYHKKLDSGVFKLPAFDESLTSHIISWHDLMLIVKNVKPKKRLLKR
- the tnpC gene encoding IS66 family transposase translates to MSDFSSNKDVLIQELLQERDEMFQELSRLRKNDNRVLDTLEAKNKKLEAIVAKKEQQIKKLIDQLAWFRHKFFGNSSEKHIAEDPDQRKIDWDGLEVVAEEKAIIENAEKELIEYERRKPVKNKQRPVRQPLPDHLRREVEVIEPEGKQDNWVRIGEEVTEILEHKPGEVYVRRIERPKYAVKQESVSPDIATDQNTEEASAIRIGSMPLLPLPRSNAGPSLLSELMMNKYYFHQPFNRQMAMFKMIGIKLPASTINGWFQGSCDLLRALYARLKEIVLKSDYIQVDESTIPVISNEKHKAQKAYLWMARSVMNNLVFFHYDKGSRAQKVILPLLKDFQGALQTDGYQAYSIYEQKKGVLLLGCWAHARRKFSESLKEDKTGAEYALAQIAKIYQVEQMATDQNMNYKQRAELRKRLAYPIMRAFEKWIEGYYPKALQGGKMSKALAYTYNLFLRLSRYHLDGRYLPDNNGAENAIRPVAVGRKGYLFCGNHDAAENAAIMYSLLGCCKASDVNPREWLTDVFSKIALYNSNYDLDLADLLPHNWKKSNSCQNIPKNTH
- a CDS encoding tyrosine-type recombinase/integrase; protein product: MDVVKIEINKKVTPHMLRHSFATHLLEHGVDLRYIQTFLGHVSSTTTEIYTHVSKRSLANIKSPLDQITEYKQLNN